DNA from Aureimonas sp. AU20:
TCGCCTGACTGGAAAGCGAACGATGTTCGACCCCCGTGAAAAGATCGCCCTCTTCATCGACGGCGCCAATCTCTATGCCACCTCGCGCGCGCTCGGCTTCGACATCGACTACAAGAAGCTCCTGACCGCTTTCCAGAAGCGCGGCTACCTGCTGCGGGCCTATTATTACACCGCGATGATCGAGGATCAGGAATATTCCTCGATCCGCCCCCTGATCGACTGGCTCGACTACAACGGCTACACCGTCGTCACCAAGCCGGCGAAGGAATTCACGGACGCGATGGGCCGCCGCCGGATCAAGGGCAACATGGACATCGAACTCGCGGTCGACGCCATGGAGCTGGTGGAGACGGTGGACCACTTCGTCTTGTTCTCAGGCGACGGCGACTTCCGTTCGCTGGTCGAGGCCCTGCAGCGCAAGGGGCGCAAGGTTTCGGTGGTCTCCACCCTCGCCTCGCAGACACCCATGATCGCCGATGACCTGCGCCGGCAGGCCGACCATTTCATCGACCTTCGCTCGCTTCAGGGCGAGATCGGCCGCAATCCGGCCGAGCGCGAGGCACGGCTCGCCCGCCGCATCGAGGCCGGCACCGAGGACGCACTGCCGGCGGATGCGCAGGATTGAGCGCGCATCCCAGCCCCGCCAAGCAGCCCGCCGAGCCCGACGCCGTCGCCCCTCCGGCGGACTGCCCGATCTGCCCGCGCCTTGCCGCCTTTCGCCACGAATGGCGCGAGCGCGAGCCCGGCTGGCACAATGCGCCCGTGCGCTCCTTTCTGCCTAGGGAAGGCGCGGGAAGCGTGCGGCTTCTCGTCGTGGGTCTGGCGCCCGGGGTACGGGGGGCGAACCGAACCGGCCGTCCTTTCACGGGCGATTATGCCGGCGATCTTCTCTACAGCACGCTGAAGCACTTCGGCTTCGCGGCCGGGGAGTTCGAGGCGCGGCCGGACGACAGCTTGCATCTCGTGGGCGCTGCGATCACCAACGCGGTGCGCTGCGTGCCGCCAGAAAACAAGCCGACGGGCCAGGAAATCAACGACTGCCGGCGCTTCCTCTCGCCGACCATCGAAAGCCTCCCCTCGCTTCGCGCCATCGTGACGCTCGGGCGCATCGCCCATGACTCGACGCTGCGCGCGCTCGGCGCCAAGCTCAAGGACGCTCCGTTCAGCCATGGTGGCACGCATGAGGTCGGCGGCTTCCTGGTCGCGTCGAGCTATCATTGCTCGCGCTACAACACGAACACGGGCCGGCTGACGGAGGCGATGTTCCACGACGTCTTCGCAAACGTGGCCGAGCATCTGAAGGTCCAGCCCTAGCCCCTCACATGCGGGGGTGGCTGAGCGCCTCGCGATGCTCCGCCAGCCACTCCGCCACGTCCTCGGCGTTCCGGTCCGGCGGGAAGACGGGGTAGAAGACCTTCACGATCTCGCCATCGCGGGCGATCAGCGTCAGCCGCTTGAACAGCGTATCGCCGTCAACGTCGAAGACTGGGACGTCCAACATCTCGGCCAGTTCCACGGAGGCGTCGGAGAGAAGCGGGAACGGCAGATGCAGCCGCTCGGCCGCTTCGCGCTGATAGGCGGTGGTCTGCGTCGAAACCCCGAACACATGCGCAACGCCGAGCCTGTGCATCTCGGCGAAGTGATCGCGAAAGCCGCAAGCCTGCGGCGTGCAGCCGCGCGCGCCGGGAATCTCGTCCCAGCCGCCCGGCAGGGGCAGGCCCGGGCGCCCGGTCATGGGGTAGAGATAAAGAACGGCCAGACCCTTGAGCCGAGCGAGATCGACCTGCCCGCCCGCCGTGGAGGACAAGGCCAGGGACGGCAGCCGCCGCCCGGTCAGATGGGCCGCGCCGCCGTCGTCCAGCGGCGCTTCGAGCCCTTCCGGCAGAATGGTGAAGTCCGTCATGTCGCAACCTCCCGAATGCCAAGGCGGCATGCTGGAGCCGAACGCCGCGACGCGCAAGGAGGAATGCGCCCTGGTCGGCGCTCAGACGCTCAGTCGCGCCCGCCTTCCTTGAGGACGCGCTGCTTCTGGCGGTTCCAGTCGCGCTCCTTCATCGTCTCGCGCTTGTCGGGCGCGTTCTTGCCCCGCGCGACGGCGAGTTCCAGCTTCGCCCGTCCCTGCTCGTTGAAGTAGATCTTCAACGGCACGAGCGTCATGCCGTCGCGCTGCACGGCACCGGCGAGCCGGTTGCGCTGGGCGGCGTGGACGAGGATCTTCCGGCGCCGCTTCGGCTCGTGGTTGAAGCGGTTGGCCTGGAGATATTCCGGCACGTTGGAATTGATGAGCCAGATCTCCCCGCCCTCCTCCGTGGCGTAGGATTCGGCGATCGTCGCCCGGCCCTCGCGCAGAGATTTGACCTCGGTGCCCGTGAGCACCAAGCCGGCTTCCAGCGTGTCGATGATCTCGTAGTGGAAGCGCGCCTTGCGATTCTCGGCGGCGACATTGTTTCGAGCCGGCTTCTTGGCCATGGGTCCGTCCGGTTGCGGGACGGGCCAACTTATCTGCCCCGTCCGCTGCTGATGCTGTGACGCCTTAAGTGAGGGCGACGCCCGCGTTCGTCAATTCAGGAGGCCGGCATGGCGCAGCGCAGCGTCGATCGCCGCCTCGGTCGAGGCCTCGATCGGCACCAGCGGCAGGCGCACGACGTTGCGGCCTTTGCCGAGCCGCGACAGGGCGTATTTCGTGCCGCACAGACCCGGCTCGATGAAGATCGCCTTATGCAGCGGCATGAGACGGTCCTGGTATTCCAGCGCCTTGGCGAAGTCGCCGCTGAGGCACGCATCCTGGAACTCGGCGCACAGGCGCGGCGCGACATTGGCCGTCACCGAGATGCAGCCATGGCCGCCATGCGCGATATGGCCAAGCGCGGTCGCGTCCTCGCCCGACAGCTGGATGAAGTCCGTCCCGCAGGTGATGCGCTGCTCCGACACACGGTCGAGCTTGGCGGTGGCGTCCTTGACGCCGACGATATTGGGGAAGTCGTGCGCCAGACGGCCCATCGTTTCCGGCGTCATGTCGATCACCGAGCGGGGCGGAATGTTGTAGATGACGATGGGCTTCGTCACAGCGCGGGCGATCGCCGCATAGTGTTCGTAGAGGCCGCGCTGGGTCGGCTTGTTGTAGTAGGGCGTCACCACCAGAATGCCGTCCGCGCCAGCCTCCTCCGCCGAGCGGGCAAGGTCGATCGCCTCGACCGTGTTGTTGGAGCCCGCGCCCGCGATCACCGGCACGCGGCCGGCGGCGGTCTCGATGCAGAGCTCGACCACGCGCTTGTGTTCGGCATGGGTCAGCGTCGGACTTTCGCCCGTGGTGCCGACGGGAACGAGGCCGTGGGTCCCCTCCGCGATCTGCCATTCCACGAAGTCGCGAAACGCGCCTTCGTCGACGCTGCCGTCGGCGGCAAAGGGGGTCAAGAGAGCCGTCATCGAGCCCTTGAAGGTCATGTCGTCACTCCCGGCGACCGAATGAGGAGAAGGTCCGCCGCGCGAAGCGCAAGAGCCGGCAGCTTTCGACCATCCGCGCGGCCACCGGGCGACACTGAAGCGCACTCGGCCCGCTTACGGACGCGGCACCATAATAAAGCCGCCGAACGGAGACAAGCGACAACGAAGCGGCGAGACACGCCGCGCGTCTCCCTCGCCCGGCGGCGAGCGATGGCCGCGAGCATGGTTTACGAGTTCTTCATCGCGTTGATGGAAAGTCTGACGAACCGGCGCCTTTCGGGGCGCCTCTGTGATGGCAATGCAACGGGACGACCCATGAGAAACGCGATCCGCGCCAAGGCTCTTCTTCTGCCCGTCGTCATGGCGGCGCTGATGGCCGGTTCGGCGAATGCGGAATCGCTGCTCGACCGCATCCCGATGCCGAACTTCAAGATGCCGACGCTGGGCCTGGGGCGCGAGCGCCCCGCTCCCGAGCCGACGCCCGAGCGCTTCGGCGCGCCGCCGCCCTCCGGCAACCCGCTGCTGCGCCAGCCCGCCGCCCCGGCGCCGCGCGCTGCCGCGCCGGCCGACGCGACCGCCTTCACCTCCTCGATCGCAGCCATGGGCGCGCGCGTATCTAGCGTCGCGCCCATGCGAGGCGACCTGAAGGACGGGCTCGACGCGACCTGGCGCGACATCCCCCGCGCGTTGGCGATCCGCGAGGGCATGACACCCGGCTCGCTCGACCGGCATATCCTGTCCTGGGCCATCGCGCTGCGAGGCACGACCGACGTGCCCGCCGCCGAGATCGCCCACACCGCCATGGAGCTGCGCGGCTGGCCCGGCATGAAGACCATCCGCGCCAATCTGGAGCGCGCGCTGAACCGCGAGCGGATGCGCGCGCCCGATGTCGTGGCCGCCTTCGCGCAGGACGCTCCGCAGACTCCGGAAGGCGCCATGGCGCTCGCCCGCGCCTATATCGAACTTGGTCAGGCCGGCAAGGCCAAGGCGCTCGTCGTCCAGTCCTGGCGTACGGACAAGTTCGACAAGGCGATCGAGACGCAGATGCTCTCGAACTTCGGCGCGCTGCTGACCAGGGCGGACCACAAGGCCCGCATGGACATGCTGCTTTACGGCGACCGCGTTTCGGACGCGCAGCGCGTCGCCTCGCTCGCCAACGCCGAATCGCTGTTCCGCGCCCGCGCCGCCTCCATTCGCGGCGAATCCAGCGCCGACGCGCTGCTGGCCAAGGTGCCGGCGAACCTGCGGTCAGACCCCAGCTATCTCTTCACCGCCGCCGAGAACCTTCGCAAGAAGGATCGCATCGCGGAGGCAGCAGCACTGATCGAGCGCGCCCCGCGCGACCGCGCCAGCCTGGTCGACCCCGATGCGTGGTGGAACGAGCGGCGCATCATCTCGCGCATGCTTCTGGAGAAGGGCGACCGCAAGGCCGCCTACCGCATCGTCGCCAACCATTCCGCCGAAGGCCAGACCGAGGCGGTCGAGGCCGAGTTCCATTCCGGCTGGTACGCGCTGCGCTATCTCAACGATCCCGCGACGGCGGCCAAGCATTTCGGCCGCATCCAGCAGATCTCCTCGCGCCCCCTGTCGCAGTCCCGCGCCTTCTATTGGCTGGGCCGCGCGGCGGAGGCCGGCGGCCCCGGCAGCGCGCGAACCTATTACGAGCAGGCCGCACGCCACGCCGCGACCTTCTACGGCCAGTTGGCCGCCGCCAAGCTCGGCCGCAATCCCGGCCCGATCGCCTATCCCCGCCCGTCCGACAACGAGCGCCGCACGTTCGAAAGCCGCGAGGCGGTGCGCGCCATCAAGCGGCTGGAGCAGATCGGCTCGGAAAGCCGGGCCGACGCTTTGTACAAGGCGCTGGCGGACGATCTGACCAGCCCCGGCGAACTTGCCATCCTATCCTCCATGGCGGAGCGTCGCGGCGACCATGCGCTGGCGCTCACCGTCGGCAAGACCGCCTATGGGCGCGGCGTCAACGCCCCGGCGCTGGCCTTCCCGGTCGGCGTCATTCCCGAAAGCGCCAACATCTCGGCCAGCGGCAAGGCGCTCGCCTACGCCATCGCGCGCCAGGAAAGCGCCTTCAACCCGCGCGCCAAGTCCCCGGTCGGCGCGCTCGGCCTGCTGCAGGTCATGCCGGCCACGGCCAAGGGTCTCGCCAAGAACGCCGGCCTTCCCTATTCCGAGACGCGGCTCCTCAACGACACGTCCTACAACGCGCTTCTGGGCAGCCAGTATCTCGGCCAGCAGATCTCGAATTTCGACGGGTCCTACATCCTGACCTTCGCGGCGTACAATGCCGGTCCGCGCCGGGCGCGCGAATGGATCGACCGGTTCGGCGATCCGCGCGGCCAGAACATCGACAAGGTCGTGGACTGGATCGAGCTGATCCCCTTCACCGAAACGCGCAACTACGTGCAGCGCGTGATGGAGAACTATCAGGTCTACAAGATGCGCCTCGGCGCCGGCTTCGACATCGAGCGCGACCTGACGCAGGGTCGCCGGGGCTGATCGCCGGCGATCCGACCGCCCGCACGGGCGAGCCAACGGCCATACGCCTGTTCAAAAAAAAGCCCGCCTGCGCAACGTCGCGGGCGGGCTTTCTCGTGTGGGGAAAGGCTTTTGCAGGGCCGCCCGATCACCCTTCATGGCGAAAAAGTGTTCCCATGACCGGATCACGGCCTAGATCTGATAGCGGTCGCGCCGATCCTCCGGGCGCGGCATCGCTTTTCTCGCCCATGGAATGCCCTGCCCTTGCCCACATCGACCCTCAACAGGCCTGTCTTCTTCACGGCCAGCGCCATCATCGTCCTGCTTGCCCTGGTGGGCGTCGTTTATCCCGACGATTCCGCCCGCATCTTCTCGGCCGTGCAGGGTTTCGTTCTGGAAACCTTCGGCTGGTTCTATCTCCTGGCTGTCGGCATTCTGGTCGTCACGGTCCTCTTCCTGGCGGTGAGCCGCTACGGCACGCTGAAGCTCGGGCCGGACGATTCCGAGCCGGATTATCCCTATGTTTCCTGGCTCGCCATGCTGTTTGCCGCAGGCATGGGCATCGGCCTCATGTTCTACGCCGTGGCCGAGCCGATCCTGCATTATTCCGTGCCGCCGGAAGAGGCGCCGGGCAGTTTCGCCGCCGCGCGGCAGGCCATGTCGATCGTCTATTTCCACTGGGGCATCCACGCTTGGGCGATCTATGCCGTGGTGGGCCTGTCGCTTGCCTATTTCTCGTTTCGCTACAACCTGCCGCTCACGATCCGGGCCGGCTTCTACCCGCTGATCCGCGAGCGCATCTATGGGCCGATCGGCCATGCCGTGGACATCTTCGCCATCTGCGGCACTATGTTCGGCATCGCGACCTCGCTCGGCCTCGGCGTTCTGCAGATCAACGCGGGGCTGAACTATCTCGTGGGCGTGCCGCAGACGCCCTGGATTCAGGTCGGGCTGATCGCGCTCGTCATGGCGATGGCGACCGCCTCGGTCGTCTCAGGCCTCGACAAGGGCATCCGGCGTCTTTCGGAGGGCAATCTCCTCCTCGCCATCGTGCTCATGCTCTTCGTGCTCGTGGTCGGGCCGACGGAGTTCCTGTTCCGCGCCTTCGTCCAGAACACGGGCACCTATCTTTCCGGCTTCGTGGAGCGCACGTTCAAACTCTATGCCTACGAGCCGAAGAACTGGATCAGCGATTGGACCCTGTTCTACTGGGCCTGGTGGATTTCCTGGTCGCCCTTCGTCGGCATGTTCATCGCGCGCATCTCGCGCGGGCGCACGGTGCGCGAATTCGTGGTGGGCGTCCTGTTCGTGCCCTCCGCCTTTACCTTCTTCTGGATGACCGTGTTCGGAAACACGGCGATCTCGCTTGATATGGGGCCGGCCGCCGGGGCGATCGCGCGCGCCGTGGGGGAGGACATTTCGGTTTCGCTGTTCCAGTTCTTCGAATATCTGCCCTGGACGCTCGTCACCTCGACGCTCAGCTGCGCCCTTGTCGCCGTCTTCTTCGTCACCTCGGCCGATTCCGGCTCCATGGTGATCGACACGATTGCAGCCGGCGGCAACTCCAACACGCCGGTCTGGCAGCGCATCTACTGGTGCGCTCTGGAAGGGCTAGTGGCTGCGGCCCTGCTGCTCGCGGGCGGCCTTGGCGCTTTGCAGACCATGACGCTGATCACCGCCCTACCCTTTGCCTTCATCCTCCTGCTTCTGGCCTTCGGACTGGTGCGCGGCATGCGGGCGGACATGGCGCGGCTGACCGCCCATCGCGAGGCTCGCCCCGCCATCCGTGCCCGCTCGGCGGGGTGGCAGGCGCGGCTTGGCGCCATTCTCCACCAGCCGACCAAGCGCGACATTCTCGCCTTCATCGAGCGCACCGCTAGGCCGGCTCTGGAGGAGGTCTGCCGCGAGTTGAACAAGCGGGGTCTCGACGCCGCTACCGAGCGGGACGAGGACGGCGGCGCGACGCTGACCGTGCGATCCGAGGCAACGCGCAACTTCGTCTACGGCGTCAATCCGGCGGCCCGGCCCGCCATGGTCTTCTCCGCCGCCGACGCCTCTCGGCCGGAAGCACGGCGCGAGCAGGTCTGGGCCGCGCGCACGGCTTTCTCCGATGGCACACGGGGATACGACGTCGCCGATTTCAGCCGCGACGATCTGATCTCCGACGTGCTGGCGCAGTTCGAACGCTACCGCGTGCTGACGCAGGCGCCGAGCACCTCGCTCTATACCGGCTCGCCGGACCCGGCGCCGGCCACGTAGAGCATCTCCCGGCAAAACGAAGACGCTTGGCCGGGCTAAGCGATAGACACCGGAAACCGAAAGCATCACGGTCGGGAGGGCGGCACGCGCCCTCCCGTCCATGCTCCGTCAGAGCGTCACGCCATGGAGCGTGGTGAGGACCTGCCTCGTCTGTTCGCATTCCGCGATCTTTCGCTCCTCGCTCCAGCCCAAGACCTCGGCGGCGACATCCGCCAAACGCGCGAGCAGGTCGCCCGTCACCTCGCCCCGAACGGCCAGCGTCGTGCGACGCAGGACGAGATCGGTGAGATGCAGCACGCCCTCATGGCGCAGGAGATAGTCGAGCTCGGACAGGCTGTAGCTATCCGCCTCCGGTAGGCGATCGGCATCGCTCCACCGGCCGCGATGCGTGGCAATGGCGAGCGCCGTGGTTCCGTAGCGCGACAGGAGTTGGTCGATGCGCGCGGGCGCTAGCCCGGTTTCCCCGGCCGCGCGGACGATGAAGGCGTCGCGCGCCATGGCGTCGGCCGGAAAGTCGCGGCCGCCGCCGATCGGCAGATGCTGCGTGGAAACGCGGCGGCTGCGGCCAAGCCGGCCGAGGATCGTGTCGGCCACTTCCTCCGCGAAGCCCCGGAAGGTCGTCCATTTGCCACCGACCAGCGAGATGATGGGAAAGCCGCGCCCCTCGGCCGGCTCGATCACCGGCGCGGAATGATCGCGGCTGATAAGGCCGGGATTGGACGCGTCGGAGGCCGGCAGCGGCCGGATGCCGCTATAGGTGTAGACGATCTGGCCGCGATCGAAAGAAAGGCCCGGCAACAGACTGCGCAGGCTGTCGAGGAAGTAGTCGATCTCCTCCGCCTCGCAGCGGACCTCGTCCGGGTTGGCGGCCTTAATGTCGGTCGAGCCGACCAGCGCCCGGCCGAGATAGTCGAACACGAGGCAGATGCGCCCATCGTCCGCCTCGAAATAGATCATCCGTCCCGCAAGTTGGCGCAGGAGTTCGGGATGGTCGAGCAGGATATGGGAGCCCTTGGTGCCGCCGATCAGCTTCGAGGGCGCGCCGAGCGATGCGTTCACATGATCGATCCAGGGACCGGCCGCATTGACGGTGATGCGGGGCCGGACGGACAGCCGCCGCCCGTCCGGCGCGCGGAAGGCGACGCTCGAGTCTTCCGCGCCGATCAGCTCCGTGCCATTGGCCGCCGCCGAGCGGGGCGAGGCGCGCAGGCCGTCCTCCACCAGTTCGAGCACGAGGCGCTCGGGCCGGGCGATCTTGGCGTCGTAGTAGAGGCCGGTCGCCTTGATGGCGGGCGTCAGCATCGGCATATCGCGCAGCGACTTGGCCCGGCCGGAAAGCGTGTGGCGCGGCATGACGCGGTGGCGCGCGCCGTAAAAGTCGTAAAGCGCTAGCCCGATCTTGACGAGAACAGCGCCCCGGCTGCGCGGCGCGGTGGTGGAGCCCAGCAGCGTGCGCAGCGCTGCGCCGATCCCCTTGGTCCAGGAAAAGGCGGGGATGATCGTCGGCAACGGCTCGACGCAGTGGGGCGCGTTGCGCAGGAGCAGGTTGCGCTCCAGGGTCGATTGCGCGACGAGGCCGAACTCGCCCGTCTCCAGATATTTCAGCCCGCCATGGATTAGGCGCGAGGGCGCAGCGCTCGTCCCCGACCCGAAGTCACCCTTGTCGAGAAGGACGCAGGTCAGCCCCTGCTCGCAAAGGTCGCGGAACAGACCGGCGCCGTTGACGCCCGCTCCGAGGATGAGAACGTCCACCTCCGCCCCGTCGAGCGCGGCGAGGCGTTGCGGGTCGAAGAGCGGGGCGGATCGGGGCGTCGCGTTTACGTTCATGCGGGGTCGGTCTCCACGAGACGAAGCGGAATGCCGGAATCCTTCAGCGCGCGGGCGGTCTGCGGCGCGATGGCGGAGCTGGCGAGGACGGTGTCGAAATCGGCGAGATCGGCGAAGAGATGCAGGGCGGTCTTGCCGAACTTGGTGGAATCCAGAAGCAACAGGCGCCGGGCGCTGGCGGCCATCATCGCCTGCTTGGCGCGCACCATCTGCCCGTCTTGGATGAAGGCTCTGCGACCCGACACGGCCGAGGCCGAGCAGACCAGCACATCGGCCCGCAGCCGCGCCACCGCGCTCTCGCAGACATGGCCGATAAAGGCGTCGTAGGTCGGGTGGTAATGGCCACCGAGACAAATGAGGTCGATCCCCTCGCCATGCCGCACACGCTGGGCGACGCCGAGACTGTTGGTGACAATGGTCAGCGGCGCGCGCGTTTCCAGAAGCGGCGCCAAGGCGCTGGCGGTGGTGGAATCGTCCATCATCACCACCTGCCCCGGCTCGATCAGTTCGAGCGCCGCCCGGGCAAGCGCCTGCTTCTCTTCCGGCGCGACGGTCTCACGATAGCGGAACAGGCTCTCGTAGATGCCGCTCGGCTGGGCGGACACGGCGCCGTGCAACTTGCGCAGAACGCCCTGCGCGGCCAACTGGTCGATATGGCGGTGGACGGTCATGCGGGAGACGCCGAACTCGGCGACGAGATCGTCGATCCGCACCTGGCCGCGCGCAATGACGAAGCTCGCGATCTCCTCCCGCCGCGCGTCGCCCTTGCCCATCAAGGCCGCCCCGGAGAAGCCGCGCCGATCGCCTCCAGTTCGAGCCAGTAGGGCTTCATCGCCTCGGCCAGCCGGGTGAAGAGGCCGAAGCGCTCGTTCATCTCGGCCGCGCGTCGGGCATCGGGCTCGAACGTGCGCGTCACCACTGAGAGATCGCGCGGGTCGGCGAGCGGCGAGGCGTAGAGGCCGACGGACGCCCCGGCGCAGAGCGCCGCGCCGAAGGCCGCCGCCTCCTCCGTTCCCGGCACGCTGACCGGCATGGCGAGGACATCGGCGAAGAGCTGGGCGAAGGCGGGGTTGCGCGAGCCCCCGCCCGTCAGCATCGCGCTCTCGAAGGGAAAGCCGTCGCGCAGCGCGTCGACATGGGTGCGGTGGTTGAAGGCGATTCCTTCGAGCACCGCCCGCAGCATGTCGCTCCGGTCGTGCCAGCCATGAAGGCCGAGAAAGCTCGCGCTGGCTGCGTCGCCATGCGGCGAGCCGAAGAGATAGGGATGGAAGAACAAGGTGGAAGGCCGCGCGAAGGCCGCCTCCATCTCCGCCGCCAGAACCGCATGGATCGACTGGCCGGCCTCGATCGCGGCTTTCTGGTCGCGCTCGCAGAGCCGGTCGAGGAACCAGTCGTAATTGGCGGTGGAGGCCGGCGAGATCGACATGCTGTTCCAGCAACCGGGCTCGATGGCGTTGCGGCAGAACCAGCGCGGATCGGTGCGCGGCGCCTTGCTCACCACTTCGTTGATGGAATAGGTGCCGGCGACGATGCCGACGCAGCCCGGCCGATGAGCCGCAATGCCGAGCGCCGAAGCCGTCACGTCGTGCAAGCCGGCCGCGACGGGCGTGCCCGCGACGAGGCCCGTGGCTTCGGCGGCTTCGCGCGTCACCACGCCGGCGATCTCGCCCGAGCCGAACATCGGCGGCAAAGCCGAACCGAGCTCCGAAAGCCCGAACAACTCGAGCGCCTCGGCCGAATAGATCTGCGTGCGAACATCGGTGAAGGACGTACTCGCCTCGGTCCGATCGGTGCCGACCTCGCCGGTGAGGCAGAAGCGCAGCCAGTCCTTGCAGGCGAGGACATGGCCGATCTCTGCGAAGGTTTCCGGCTCTTCCGCCTTCAGCCAAGCGAGCAGCGCGGAAGGGGCCGAAACATGCGGCGTCTGCCCGGTCAGCGCGAGCGCCTTTTCGAAAAGCGGCCCCTGGCGCCAGGCAGAGACCAGATCCAGCGCCCGGCTGTCGAGCGACAGGATGCCGGGTCGCAGCGGGCGCCGGTCGCGATCGAGGAGATAGACCCCGTCGCCATGGGCCGTCGCGGCGACGGCGCGAATATCCTCCGCCGGCCGGCCTGACAAGGCGATCGCCTCGCGAATGGCCTCTGCGGTCGCCGTCCAGAGACCGGCGGGATCGCGCTCCACCCAACGCGGCCGGGGCATGGACTGCGGCACCCGCCGCCGCGCGACGGACAGCTGCGTTCCATCGATGTCGAAGACGACCGCCTTGGTGACGGTCAAACCATTGTCGATGCCAAGCAGGCTGGCCATGGGCGATCTCGCGAAGGACAGGCAGCCTCCCCGGCCGCACCAGACCCCGAATGTATCACCGGATGCCGATATTGTAACAGATGAATCCGATCATTTCGCCATTTTCGTCCCATGCCCCAAACACGAAAAGGCCGGCCGCAGCAGCGCTGCGACCGGCCCCAAAGCGTCGGGAAGATCGGGCCGGAAGCGACCCGGCCGCCTTACTCCTTCATGACGAAGGGCGAAGCGTAATCGTCCACATTGTCCTTGTTGATGATGATGCAGTCGAAGAGCTGCTTCTCGCTGGCAGCGCCCGTCTTGCCGGTCTTGATGAAGCTGTCGGCCTGACGCACGGCTTCCTTGGAGAAGACCGCGACCGGCTGCAGCACGGTGTAGGCGAGTTCGCCGGCCTTGATGGCGGCGACCGCGTCCGGCGAGCCGTCGAAGCCGCCGACCGTGATCTTCGACAGGGCACCGGCTTCCTTCAGCGCTGCGATGGCGCCGAGCGCCATCTCGTCGTTGCCGGAGATGACGCCGTTGATGTTCGGGTTGGCCTGCAGAAGGCTCTGCATCTTGGAATAGCCCTGGCGGCGATCCCAGTTGGCGACGTCCGAAGCGGCGAGCTTCAGGTCCGGGTACTGGCTGAGAACGGTCTTGTAGCCGTTGGAGCGCGTGGCCGCGTTGTTGTCCGAAGGCGCGCCGAGCAGCTCGACATAAGTGCCCTTGTCGCCGACCGTCTCGACCCAGGCCTGGGCGCCGAGCGCCGCGCCCTGCGCGTTGTTGGAGACGAGCTGAGCCTTGGCGAGGCCTTCCTGGTTGATCTCGGCGTTCACGAGGAAGACCGGGATGCCGGCCGCCACCGCCTTCTTCACCGCGCCGACCGAACCGTCCGCATTGGCGGGATCGAGAATGATCGCCTTGGAGCGGTTGGTGATCGCCGTGTCGATCAGGTTGCTCTCGGTGTTGGTGTCGCCCTTGTGCGAGGAGACCACCGCCTCGTAGCCGAGGTCCTTGGCGGTCTTGGAGGCGATCTCGCCTTCCGTGAACCAGTAGGGGTTGGACGGATCGTTGACGATCACCGTCACCAGCCCTTCGGCCGCGGCGGCGCCCGTGAAGGCCATGGCGACGATGCCCGCGAGCAGAAGGCTCTTGCCTTTTTTCAGCATGTTGTCTCTCCCTTGAAGTCTTTGGCTGGTGATGCGTCGGGCCCGGGCCGGGTCCGGCGTTTTCCGCGCGTCGGTCAGGCCCGTCAGGCCTTGGCTCCCTGCTGCGGGGAAGGCGTCGCAGCAGCCGCAGGGGCGCGCTTGGGGCGCCGGCCATACTGGATGCTGTTGAGAA
Protein-coding regions in this window:
- a CDS encoding D-ribose ABC transporter substrate-binding protein; translated protein: MLKKGKSLLLAGIVAMAFTGAAAAEGLVTVIVNDPSNPYWFTEGEIASKTAKDLGYEAVVSSHKGDTNTESNLIDTAITNRSKAIILDPANADGSVGAVKKAVAAGIPVFLVNAEINQEGLAKAQLVSNNAQGAALGAQAWVETVGDKGTYVELLGAPSDNNAATRSNGYKTVLSQYPDLKLAASDVANWDRRQGYSKMQSLLQANPNINGVISGNDEMALGAIAALKEAGALSKITVGGFDGSPDAVAAIKAGELAYTVLQPVAVFSKEAVRQADSFIKTGKTGAASEKQLFDCIIINKDNVDDYASPFVMKE